Within Candidatus Polarisedimenticolia bacterium, the genomic segment TGAGCTTCCGGAACAACTGCTACTGGCGCGCCGATCATCCCGACCCGGGGCCGTTCTGCGCGCGCTGCTGGGATCTGGAGAAGCAGCTCATCCACCTGAACCCGACCTTCGATCCGAAGGTCCTGGGCTGCGCCCGCTGCCGCTCCGCGGTGGAAGTCGCTTCGCCCTCCGAGACGCGGCATCACTGAGCCGCCGCGCGGAGCACGGCACGGCAGGAGGGCGCGTCCATTCCGGCGCTCCGGCGCCGCATCGCGAGAAAGGGGCCATCCGATGAAGAGCTCTCCGTCGGCGATGCGATCGGCGAGACCGCTGATCCTCATCGCCCTGCTTTCCCTCTCCACCCTGCCGGCCCTCGCCGCCGAATCGCGGCCGGCCTGGATGGCGGCTTCGCAGGCGGCCCTCGAGCCGGAGCTCGCCGCGAAATATGGGGCGGCGCAGGCGCCGCGCCTGCGGCGCGGGATGAGCCAGGTCGCCTCGTTCTGGCGCGATACGGACGGCGATCGAAAGGTCTTCGAGGAGTTCGTCCGCCAGAGCTTCGCCGGAGATCAAAAGACGCTCGACACGACGTTCCAGCGGTTCGAGGATCTCCTCGAGTCTCTGGACGGGCACATGAACGAGATCATTCTGGCGTTCAAGGAGCAGACCGATCTCGATCGCGGAGAGATTCTGCCGTTCGACGAGGTCTTCAGCGGCTACGACCCGTCGGCGCACGTCGGCGACGACTTCTTCGACAACAAGCTGGCGTTCGTCGTGCTCCTGAATTTCCCGCTGACCACGCTCGAGCAGCGCCTGACGGAGGGCCCGGGCTGGAGCCGCCGCGAGTGGGCCGAGGCGCGCCTCGCCCAGCGGTTCGGCAAGCGCATCCCGGCCGAGGTCAATCTCGCCGTGTCGCGCGCGGCGGCCGAGTCGGCGCAATACATCGCGGGATACAACATCTGGATGCATCATCTGCTCGACGATCGCGGGGGCCGCCTCTTCCCGCCGAAGCTGCGCCTGCTGTCCCACTGGAACCTGCGCGACGAGATCAAGGCGCGCTACAGCGACCGGGAAGGCGCGCTGCCGCGGCAGCGGATGATCCAGAAGGTGATGGAGCGCATCGTCACCCAGACGATCCCGGAGGTCGTCGTGGACAATCCGCACGTCGACTGGAACCCGATGACCAACGAGGTCCGTCCGGCGGCGGCGCAGGACAGCGACGCGCCGCCTCCCGCCGGGATGAAGGTGACGAACGCCCCCGAGCCGGACACGCGCTACGCGATGCTGCTCGGCGATTTTCAGGCGTCCCGCCGGGTCGATCCCTACTCGCCCCCGGCGCCGACGCTGATCGCCCGGCGCTTCGAGGAGGACCGGGAGATCCCGGAGCCGCGCGTCCGCCAGATGCTGGAGTCGCTGCTCGCGTCGCCTCACTTCGCCAAGACCGCTCGGCTGATCGCCAAGCGGCTCGGACGGAAGCTCGAGCCGTTCGACATCTGGTACAACGGCTTCCGCGCCCGGGGGGCGCACACCGAGGCGGAGCTGGACGCGATCGTCTCGAAACGCTACCCGACGCCCGACGCCTACCGCCGGGACATGCCCAACCTCCTCGTGAAGCTCGGCTTCCCCCCGGAAGACGCGAGGTACGTCACCGATCACATCGTCGTCGATCCGGCGCGCGGATCGGGGCATGCCTGGGCCTCCCAGATGCGCGCCGCCAACTCGCACCTGAGGACCCGCGTCGGAGCGCAGGGGATGGACTACAAGGGCTTCAACATCGCGGTCCATGAGATGGGGCACAACGTCGAGCAGGTCCTGTCGCTGAACCGGATCGACCACACTCTCCTGCGGGGCGTGCCGAACACGGCGTTCACCGAGGCGCTCGCCTTCGTCTTCCAGGACCGCGACCTGGAGCTGCTGGGGCTGCCGGCGCCGGACGCCAAGGCGGAGGCGATGAAGGTCCTCGACGAGTACTGGGGATCCTGCGAGATCTCGGCGGTCGCGCTGGTCGACATGGGCGTCTGGCACTGGATGTACGAGCATCCCGAGGCCTCGCCCGCGGCGCTGAAGGAGGCGACGGTCCGGATCGCGCGGGAAGTCTGGAACCGCTACTACGCTCCCGTGTTCGGCCGGAGGGACGTCGTCCTCTTCGGGATCTACTCGCACATGATCGACAGCTTTCTCTATCTCCCCGACTACCCGATCGGCCACCTGATCGCCTTCCAGATCAAGGAGCAGGTGAAGAAGTCGGGATCGATCGGGCCGGAATTCATGCGGATGGTGAAGATGGGCAGGGTCGCCCCCGATCTCTGGATGAAGAACGCGACCGACAAGCCGGTGGGTCCGGAGTCGCTGCTCGCGGCTACCGGCAAGGCGCTGTCGCAAATCCGATGAAAGCTCCCGCCGCGGGCGAAACGCTTTCCCACTACCGCCTCATCGAGAAGATCGGCGAGGGCGGCATGGGGATCGTGTTCCGGGCGCTCGACCTCCGCCTGGAGCGGGAGGTGGCGGTGAAGGTCTTGCCCGCCGGGACGCTGACGGACGAAGCGGCGAAGACGCGCTTCCGCCAGGAGGCGATGACTCTCTCCCGGCTGAACCACCCTCACATCGCCGTGGTGCACGATTTCGACTCGCGCGACGGAATCGACTTCCTGGTGATGGAGCTCCTGGAAGGCGAGACGCTCGCCGCCCGGCTGAAGAAAGGGTCGCTGCCGCCTGAACAAGTGCTGCGCTACGGCATCGAGATCGCCGAGGCTCTGGATCGGGCGCACCGGATCGGGATCGTGCACCGCGATCTCAAGCCCGGGAACATCATGATCACGCCCCACGGCGCCAAGCTCCTCGATTTCGGCCTCGCCAAGCTCCGCAAGCCGGAGGGAGATGCCGCCGCCGGCCTGTCCTCGTTGGCCACGGAGGCGCGGGAGCTCACGGCCCAGGGAACGATCCTGGGAACGTTCCAGTACATGGCTCCGGAGCAGCTGGAAGGAAAGCCCGCGGACGCGCGCAGCGATCTCTTCGCCTTCGGCGCCGTCCTGTACGAAATGTCGACGGGGCGGAAGGCGTTCGAAGGGAAGAGCCAGGCCAGCCTGATTGCCGCGATCATGGGGGGAGACCCGCCTCCGATCTCGAAGATCCAGCCGATGTCTCCTCCGGCGTTCGACCAGCTGGTGAAGACGTGTCTCGCCAAGGATACCGAGGAGCGCTGGCAGACCGCCCACGACGTGAAGCTGCAGCTTCAATGGATCGCGGAGGGCGGCTCCCAGGTGGGACTGCCGGCGCCGGTGACCGCGCGCCGTAGAGGGAGGGAGCGGTGGGCTTGGGCCGTGGCAGCGATATTGGCCCTCGTCGCCGTCGGTCTCGGCGCGTCGCTCTGGACGCGCAAAGCCCCCCCGCAGAGGGCCGTGCGCAGCTCGATCCTGCCGCCCGAAGGGGCGAAGTTCAATTTTCTCCGCCGTGCGTCGGGCGCGCTTTCCCTTTCGCCGGATGGACGTTACTTGACTTTTTCCGTGCTCTCGGCGGAAGGGAACCAATCTCTATGGATCCGGCCGCTCGACTCCGACACCGCCCGCCCTCTGCCCGGGACGAAGGGCGCCGAGTGGCCCTTCTGGTCTCCCGACAGCCGCTTCATCGCCTTCTTCGCCGACTCCAAGCTGAAACGCATCGACCTGACGGGCTCGCCCGCCGTGACGATCGCCGAAGCGGGGGATGGACGCGGCGGATCCTGGAATCGCGACGGAGTCATCGTGTTCGCGCCGACGACGGAGGCCGGAATCCACCGCGTCTCGTCCACGGGAGGCACCTCGACTCCCGTGACGCGGCTCGACGAGGAGCACGGCGAGACCACCCATCGCTGGCCCTCGTTCCTTCCGGATGGGAGGCATTTCCTCTATCTGGGAGCCTCGCACCAGCCGGGGAGGAACGAAGTCAATTCCGTCTACGCGGCGGAGCTGGGCTCCGGAAAGCCGAAGTTGCTCCTGCACGTGCGGTCCAACGTCGCCTATGCCTCCGGCTATCTTCTCTACGAACGGGACAGGGTCCTCATGGCCCAACGCTTCGACGCCGCAAGCCTTGCTCTGACCGGCGAGCCCGTTCCCCTCGCCGAGGGAGTCGACCTCGCTCCGGAGTTCTTTCGAGCCATCTTCGCCGTCTCGGAGGCAGGGCTTCTGGCCCTAAGGGCCGGCGGGGCGGAAGTCAATGCGCAGCTCAAGTGGTACGACCGCGAGGGCCGCGAGATCGGCAAAGTCGGCGAGCCCGGCGCCTACGATGGCATCGTGCTCTCTCCCGACGCAAAGCGGGCCGTGGTTTCGCTCAACAATCGGGACTCGGGCAGAGCCGATCTCTGGATGCTCGATCTCCTGCGGGGAGTCCGGACACGGTTCACGTTCGGAACGGCCAACGAATATGGACCCGTCTGGTCTCCGGATGGCACGAAAGTCGTCTACTCCGTCACGGCGAAAGCGGACGACCTCTTCGTGAAGCCTTCGGCGGGCGGACAGGAGGAGCCCTTCTTCCAGAACGCCGAGGACAAGCGGCCGACCTGTTGGTCGGGCGACGGCCGCCTGATCGTATTCGATACCAAAGATCTGAAGAGAGACACGCGATCCGACATCGCCTACGTTCCCGTCTCCGGAAACAAGGAGCCGAAGTTCTATCTGAAGACGGAATTCAATGAGACCGCCGGGCAGCTTTCGCCCGACGGGCGATGGATGCTCTACCTGTCGGACGAGTCGGGAAAAAATGAGCTGTATGCGGCCGCCTTCCCCGGGCCGGGAGGGAAGTGGCAGGTTTCGAGCGGCGGAGCGATCGCCGGAAAATGGGTCCGCGGCGGCGCGGAGATCCTGTACGCGGACTACGAATCGGGTGTGATGTCCGTCGGAGTCCGCGCCTCGGGCGCGAGCCTGGACTTCGACGCTCCCCGGCTTCTCTTCCGGATGAAGGCTACGCTCGGCGGAGACATCACCGCCGACGGGGAAAGGCTCATCCTCGCCGTGGGCCCCGAGATGGAAAAGGAAATCCCGATCTCGATCCTGTCGCATTGGCCCGCCTTGCTGAATCGATAGAACACTGGCCACGACGCCGCTCGCGCGCGCGTCTCATCAGCCCGTCATTTTCCTTCTTATCGCTTCCCATTCGCGTGACTTTGCACACACAGGCCGGTTTGTCCGCCTTCTGAGCGGCTGTTAGACTGTCCTGTTGAGTGCAGAGGAGATTCTCGGATGCCGATGAGCCGGAAAGCGAAGCGCGCCCTCATCGTGACGATCGGGCTCGTCGCGATCGCCGCCGCGGGCTATTTCATCTTCCTGCGCGTAGGTCAGCCGGCGGAGGCGAAGTACCGCGTCCAGCGCGTGGATGAAGGCGACGTCACGATGACGGTCACCGCCACCGGGACGATCTCGCCGGTGACGACGGTCCTGGTTGGCAGCCAGGTCTCCGGGATCATCGCCGGCCTGCACGCCGACTTCAACAGTCCGGTGAAGAAGGGCCAAGTCCTGGCCGATTTGGATCCCACCCCGTTCCAGGCGCAAGTCGAGCAGCGCCGCGCCGATCTGCGGCAGGTGGAGGTCCAGATGCAGAACGCCAGCGCGAGTTTTCACCGGCAGGAACAGCTTCTGGCCCAGAACCTCGCCTCTCAGGCCGACTTCGACGCGGCGAAGGCGGCCTACGACGGAGGCCGGGCGCAGGTCGATCAGGCGAGAGCGGCCCTCCGCCAGGCTCAAACCAATCTGACGTACACGAAGATCATCTCCCCCATCGACGGCGTCGTCGTCGACCGGCAGTACGACGTCGGGCAGACGGTCGCCGCCTCGTTCCAGGCTCCGACGCTGTTCACCATCGCCCAGGATCTGAAACAGATGCAGGTCCAGGCGGACGTCGATCAATCCGACATCGGCCGCGTCCAGGTCGGTCAGACCGCCCGGTTCACCGTCGACGCCTATCCCGAGGAGAACTTCAGCGGCAAGATCTCCCAAATCCGGCTCAACGCCACGGTGAACCAGAACATCATCACCTACCCCGTCATCCTGGCCGTCCCGAATCCGGAAGAGAAGCTGCGACCCAAGATGACGGCCGACGTCACCATCGAAGTGGCGCAGGTGCATGGCGTCCTGCGCGTGCCGAACGCGGCGCTGCGCTTCCGGCCGACCGACCAGTCTTCCGAAAGTCGTGGCGCCGCAGCCCGGGGAACGGCCAGTCAAGGGGCAGCGAATTCCGGACAGGGCCGGCCGCCTCGAGGCGGCGGTCTCGCCGCCGCGGCGGAGCCATTCGGGAGAGCGGGCGCGGGCAGGGCGCGAGGGCTCGGGACGCAGACCGTCTACGTCGATACGGGCGGGGATCGTCTGAAGGCGGTGTCGATTCGCACCGGAATCTCCGACGGCCGGTTCACCCAGGTCCTCGAAGGCGAGCTCAAGCCGGGAGATTCGGTGGTCGTCGGCCAGGAGACCGCCAAGTCCGATCGCAACGCCACGCCGCTGCCGATCGGAGGAGGAAGAATGCGTTGAGCCGCGCCCTGGTCGAAATCCGGGATCTCGTGAAGATCTACCGCATGGGCGACGTCGAGGTCCGGGCTCTCGACGGCGTGGATTTGAGGATCGACACGGGAGAGTTCCTG encodes:
- a CDS encoding protein kinase; the protein is MKAPAAGETLSHYRLIEKIGEGGMGIVFRALDLRLEREVAVKVLPAGTLTDEAAKTRFRQEAMTLSRLNHPHIAVVHDFDSRDGIDFLVMELLEGETLAARLKKGSLPPEQVLRYGIEIAEALDRAHRIGIVHRDLKPGNIMITPHGAKLLDFGLAKLRKPEGDAAAGLSSLATEARELTAQGTILGTFQYMAPEQLEGKPADARSDLFAFGAVLYEMSTGRKAFEGKSQASLIAAIMGGDPPPISKIQPMSPPAFDQLVKTCLAKDTEERWQTAHDVKLQLQWIAEGGSQVGLPAPVTARRRGRERWAWAVAAILALVAVGLGASLWTRKAPPQRAVRSSILPPEGAKFNFLRRASGALSLSPDGRYLTFSVLSAEGNQSLWIRPLDSDTARPLPGTKGAEWPFWSPDSRFIAFFADSKLKRIDLTGSPAVTIAEAGDGRGGSWNRDGVIVFAPTTEAGIHRVSSTGGTSTPVTRLDEEHGETTHRWPSFLPDGRHFLYLGASHQPGRNEVNSVYAAELGSGKPKLLLHVRSNVAYASGYLLYERDRVLMAQRFDAASLALTGEPVPLAEGVDLAPEFFRAIFAVSEAGLLALRAGGAEVNAQLKWYDREGREIGKVGEPGAYDGIVLSPDAKRAVVSLNNRDSGRADLWMLDLLRGVRTRFTFGTANEYGPVWSPDGTKVVYSVTAKADDLFVKPSAGGQEEPFFQNAEDKRPTCWSGDGRLIVFDTKDLKRDTRSDIAYVPVSGNKEPKFYLKTEFNETAGQLSPDGRWMLYLSDESGKNELYAAAFPGPGGKWQVSSGGAIAGKWVRGGAEILYADYESGVMSVGVRASGASLDFDAPRLLFRMKATLGGDITADGERLILAVGPEMEKEIPISILSHWPALLNR
- a CDS encoding efflux RND transporter periplasmic adaptor subunit, coding for MSRKAKRALIVTIGLVAIAAAGYFIFLRVGQPAEAKYRVQRVDEGDVTMTVTATGTISPVTTVLVGSQVSGIIAGLHADFNSPVKKGQVLADLDPTPFQAQVEQRRADLRQVEVQMQNASASFHRQEQLLAQNLASQADFDAAKAAYDGGRAQVDQARAALRQAQTNLTYTKIISPIDGVVVDRQYDVGQTVAASFQAPTLFTIAQDLKQMQVQADVDQSDIGRVQVGQTARFTVDAYPEENFSGKISQIRLNATVNQNIITYPVILAVPNPEEKLRPKMTADVTIEVAQVHGVLRVPNAALRFRPTDQSSESRGAAARGTASQGAANSGQGRPPRGGGLAAAAEPFGRAGAGRARGLGTQTVYVDTGGDRLKAVSIRTGISDGRFTQVLEGELKPGDSVVVGQETAKSDRNATPLPIGGGRMR